In a single window of the Campylobacter hyointestinalis subsp. lawsonii genome:
- the trxA gene encoding thioredoxin → MGKYIELTSENFNVAKEGVALVDFWAPWCGPCRMLAPVIDELAGEFEGKAKVCKVNTDEAQDLAVEYGVRSIPTLLFFKDGQIVDQMIGAQSKVAIADKINSLL, encoded by the coding sequence ATGGGTAAATATATTGAACTTACTTCAGAAAACTTCAATGTAGCAAAAGAAGGCGTTGCGTTGGTTGATTTTTGGGCACCTTGGTGCGGACCTTGCAGAATGCTAGCACCAGTTATTGATGAGCTTGCTGGCGAGTTTGAGGGAAAAGCTAAAGTTTGCAAAGTAAATACAGATGAGGCTCAAGATTTGGCTGTTGAGTATGGTGTTCGCTCTATTCCAACTCTACTTTTCTTTAAAGACGGACAAATAGTAGATCAAATGATAGGCGCTCAATCAAAAGTGGCTATCGCAGATAAAATCAATTCGCTTTTATAA
- a CDS encoding DUF2393 family protein, giving the protein MHAINSLKEMMRFYAAHFAFIDYFAILWVLAVFLVVLFLVIILIVKRPFFASFILILDACFLIFGIIYTHKIIDENIRKRELELNFIKQLSFSDTLIVDLNLTNLSKKPFSYCSVKVKFYTHSDNKFKNYINSLKPFKVQKSVINEQIDINTTKNVRLIINNFKPIDYNTTINSECF; this is encoded by the coding sequence ATGCACGCGATAAATAGTCTAAAAGAGATGATGCGATTTTATGCAGCACATTTTGCATTTATTGACTATTTTGCCATACTTTGGGTTTTAGCTGTTTTTTTAGTAGTACTTTTTTTAGTTATCATTTTGATAGTAAAAAGACCATTTTTTGCTAGTTTTATACTTATACTAGATGCTTGTTTTCTCATTTTTGGCATCATCTACACGCATAAGATAATTGATGAAAATATAAGAAAAAGAGAGCTAGAACTAAATTTTATCAAACAGCTAAGTTTTTCAGATACTCTTATAGTGGATTTAAATTTAACCAATCTATCCAAAAAACCATTTTCTTATTGTAGTGTAAAAGTCAAATTCTACACCCATTCAGATAATAAATTTAAAAATTATATAAACTCTCTAAAGCCATTTAAAGTGCAAAAAAGCGTTATCAACGAGCAGATAGACATAAACACTACAAAAAATGTAAGGCTAATCATAAATAATTTTAAGCCGATAGATTATAATACAACTATAAATTCGGAGTGTTTCTGA
- a CDS encoding homoserine dehydrogenase, protein MRVAILGVGTVGSEVANVLLRNQKLISARSGMNITPVVGVVRDLNKKRDSKIPLSDDINSVIDRDDIDVYVELMGGIDEPYKVVSKILEKKKPVVTANKAMLAYHRNELEKLAGDTPFGYEASVAGGIPIIKALREGLSANHIQKIVGIMNGTSNYILTNMMQGGVKFDEVLKKAQELGYAEADPTFDIGGFDTAHKLLILASLAYSVHAKPEDILIEGIEGITNEDIYFANEFEYAIKLLAIAKRREDKVELRVHPALIQKEKMIAKVDGVMNAVSVTGDAVGESLFYGAGAGGSATASAVISDLIDIAREVKNPMLGYKAPLEVLPLGLFKPNEIKTKYYLRLKVVDEIGVLAKITNLMSQNNLSIDSFLQKPRIDKSLDFSTLYFTTHTCLEADMLRVVGLLQSESFIKDRPFMIRIEE, encoded by the coding sequence ATGAGAGTAGCGATACTTGGAGTAGGAACCGTTGGCAGTGAGGTTGCTAATGTTTTGCTTAGAAATCAAAAATTAATTTCTGCTAGATCTGGTATGAATATAACTCCTGTTGTTGGCGTTGTTCGCGATCTAAATAAAAAAAGAGATTCTAAAATACCTCTAAGCGATGATATAAATAGCGTGATCGATAGAGATGATATAGATGTTTATGTCGAGCTTATGGGTGGTATAGATGAACCTTATAAAGTCGTTAGTAAAATCTTAGAAAAGAAAAAGCCTGTAGTTACCGCAAACAAAGCTATGCTTGCATATCATAGAAATGAGCTTGAAAAACTAGCTGGAGACACTCCTTTTGGTTACGAAGCTAGCGTAGCTGGTGGCATTCCTATCATAAAGGCTTTAAGAGAAGGTTTAAGTGCAAACCATATCCAAAAGATAGTCGGTATTATGAATGGTACTAGTAACTATATACTTACAAATATGATGCAAGGTGGCGTTAAATTTGATGAAGTGCTTAAAAAAGCTCAAGAATTAGGTTACGCTGAGGCCGATCCTACATTTGATATTGGTGGTTTTGATACTGCTCATAAGCTGCTTATTTTGGCAAGTCTTGCGTATTCTGTTCATGCTAAACCAGAAGATATACTTATAGAAGGTATAGAAGGCATCACGAATGAAGATATATATTTTGCAAATGAATTTGAGTATGCTATAAAGCTACTAGCTATAGCAAAAAGAAGAGAAGATAAAGTAGAACTTCGCGTACATCCAGCACTTATTCAAAAAGAAAAAATGATAGCAAAAGTAGATGGCGTGATGAACGCAGTAAGCGTCACTGGAGACGCTGTTGGCGAGAGCTTGTTTTATGGGGCTGGGGCTGGTGGAAGTGCTACTGCAAGTGCTGTTATAAGCGATCTTATCGATATCGCTAGGGAAGTTAAAAATCCTATGCTAGGCTATAAAGCTCCACTAGAAGTTTTGCCTCTTGGACTTTTTAAGCCAAATGAGATAAAAACAAAGTATTATCTAAGGCTAAAAGTGGTTGATGAAATAGGTGTTTTAGCTAAAATAACAAATTTAATGAGTCAAAACAATCTTTCTATAGATAGTTTTTTACAAAAACCTAGAATCGATAAAAGCCTTGATTTTAGTACTTTGTATTTTACAACGCATACTTGTTTAGAAGCTGATATGTTAAGAGTAGTAGGTCTTCTTCAGAGCGAGAGTTTTATAAAAGATAGACCTTTTATGATACGAATCGAAGAATAA
- the purF gene encoding amidophosphoribosyltransferase → MCAIVGVINSKDAAKTAYYGLFSMQHRGEEASGISASNNHHIKTIKNRGLVTEVFDSSSFEVLKGEMAIGHNRYSTAGSDSVLDAQPVSAKYSLGEISIVHNGNLINKDEVRKSLVDGGAIFQSNMDTENILHLIARSKKEHLQDRIVEAVKQIKGAYCLLILSRSKMFVLRDPYGVRPLSIGRLKDGGYIVSSETCSFDLVGATFLRDVKPGEMLIFEEGKSEFKSIQLFGQTDPRICAFEYIYFARPDSVIDGKNVYNIRKKLGETLAKKSKIKADLIIPVPDSGVPAALGYARQSGIPFEMAIVRNHYVGRTFIEPTQEMRNLKVKLKLNPMSDVLKGKSVVVIDDSIVRGTTSKKIVELLRHAGAKEIHMKIAAPEIKFPEKYGIDTPSFAELISANMNSNEVCKFIGADSLEFLSIDELTNALGNERKYSLVSFDGDYFIK, encoded by the coding sequence ATGTGTGCAATAGTCGGTGTTATAAATTCAAAAGACGCTGCAAAAACGGCTTATTATGGGTTATTTTCTATGCAGCACAGAGGAGAGGAAGCTAGTGGCATCAGTGCAAGCAATAATCATCATATCAAAACTATAAAAAATCGCGGTCTAGTAACTGAAGTATTTGATAGTAGCAGCTTTGAAGTGCTAAAAGGTGAAATGGCTATCGGACATAATCGCTATAGCACAGCTGGAAGCGATAGTGTGCTAGATGCTCAACCTGTGAGCGCTAAGTATTCTTTGGGTGAGATAAGTATAGTCCATAATGGAAATTTGATAAATAAAGATGAAGTTCGCAAAAGTCTTGTTGATGGCGGTGCGATATTTCAGTCAAATATGGACACAGAAAACATACTTCATTTGATAGCAAGAAGCAAAAAAGAGCATCTGCAAGACCGCATAGTAGAAGCCGTAAAGCAGATAAAAGGGGCTTACTGCCTTTTGATACTTAGTAGATCAAAAATGTTTGTTTTACGTGATCCTTATGGCGTAAGACCTCTGAGTATCGGTAGGCTTAAAGATGGTGGATATATCGTATCTAGTGAGACTTGTTCGTTCGATCTTGTTGGGGCTACTTTTTTAAGAGATGTAAAGCCAGGCGAAATGCTGATTTTTGAAGAGGGAAAAAGTGAGTTTAAAAGCATACAGCTTTTTGGACAAACAGATCCTAGAATTTGCGCTTTTGAGTATATATATTTTGCTAGACCAGATAGCGTGATAGATGGTAAAAATGTCTATAATATCCGCAAAAAGCTAGGCGAAACTCTAGCTAAAAAATCAAAAATAAAAGCTGATCTCATCATACCAGTACCAGACTCAGGCGTGCCAGCAGCTCTTGGATATGCAAGGCAGAGCGGAATTCCTTTTGAGATGGCAATAGTAAGAAACCACTATGTAGGAAGAACATTTATCGAGCCTACTCAAGAGATGAGAAATCTCAAAGTCAAACTCAAACTAAATCCTATGAGCGATGTTTTAAAAGGTAAAAGCGTAGTCGTGATAGATGATAGCATCGTAAGAGGAACGACTAGTAAGAAGATCGTAGAGCTTTTAAGACACGCAGGGGCAAAAGAGATTCATATGAAAATCGCAGCTCCAGAGATAAAATTTCCTGAAAAATATGGCATAGATACACCGAGCTTTGCCGAACTCATAAGTGCAAATATGAATTCTAACGAAGTATGTAAATTCATAGGTGCTGATAGTTTGGAGTTTTTAAGTATAGATGAGCTTACAAACGCTCTTGGAAATGAGAGAAAATACTCACTTGTTAGCTTTGATGGTGATTATTTTATAAAATAA
- a CDS encoding YraN family protein, with protein MSLKEYIFGFRSEDLAADYLKSLGFEIICRNFHSKFGEIDIIAKKDDVYHFIEVKSTSKDYETVYRVTKKKIYKIIKTINFYMLKFNINSDYQIDLICVEKGEFKFLENISF; from the coding sequence TTGAGTTTAAAAGAGTATATTTTTGGATTTAGGAGTGAAGATTTAGCTGCAGATTATCTTAAAAGTTTGGGTTTTGAGATAATCTGCAGAAATTTCCACTCTAAATTTGGTGAGATAGATATAATCGCAAAAAAAGATGATGTGTATCATTTTATAGAGGTTAAATCTACATCTAAGGATTATGAGACTGTATATAGAGTCACTAAAAAGAAAATTTATAAGATAATAAAAACTATTAACTTTTATATGTTAAAATTTAACATAAATTCAGATTATCAGATAGATTTAATATGCGTAGAAAAAGGTGAATTTAAATTTTTAGAAAATATAAGTTTTTAA
- a CDS encoding LL-diaminopimelate aminotransferase — protein MFDEIRFNTIERLPNYAFAEVNAIKMAARRDGADIIDFSMGNPDGRTPEHIIDKLCESAKKDKTHGYSVSQGIYKLRLAICNWYKRKYGVLLDPETEAVATMGSKEGFVHLTQAIINPGDVAIVPDPAYPIHTQAFIIAGGNVAKMPLDYNAEFELDENKFFENLQHTIDESIPRPKYIVVNFPHNPTTVTCQKSFYERLVAMAKKERFYIISDIAYAELTFDGYKTPSIFEVEGAKDVAVECYTLSKSYNMAGWRVGFVCGNKKLVAALKKIKSWFDYGMFTPIQVAATVALDGDQNCVEQIRQTYEKRRDILIDTFCSAGWEIAKPRASMFAWAKLPTQVGNISSKEFAKQLLTKACVAVSPGAGFGVAGDKYVRIAFIENENRIRQAARNIKKYLKEFE, from the coding sequence ATGTTTGACGAGATTCGTTTTAATACAATTGAAAGATTACCAAACTATGCCTTTGCCGAAGTAAATGCTATAAAAATGGCTGCTAGGCGTGATGGTGCCGATATAATCGACTTTTCTATGGGAAATCCCGATGGCAGAACGCCAGAGCATATCATAGATAAACTTTGTGAGAGTGCTAAAAAAGACAAAACTCACGGTTATAGCGTCTCTCAAGGTATATATAAACTTCGTTTAGCAATTTGCAATTGGTATAAAAGAAAATACGGAGTTTTGCTTGATCCTGAAACTGAAGCAGTCGCAACCATGGGAAGCAAAGAGGGATTTGTTCATTTAACTCAAGCTATAATAAATCCAGGAGATGTTGCGATCGTGCCTGATCCTGCTTATCCTATACATACTCAAGCATTTATCATAGCCGGTGGCAATGTAGCGAAGATGCCTCTTGATTATAATGCCGAATTTGAGCTAGATGAAAATAAATTTTTTGAAAATTTACAACATACTATTGATGAAAGTATCCCAAGACCAAAATATATAGTAGTAAATTTTCCTCACAATCCTACTACTGTAACTTGTCAAAAAAGTTTTTATGAGCGTTTAGTTGCAATGGCAAAGAAAGAGAGATTTTATATCATAAGCGATATAGCTTACGCAGAACTTACTTTTGATGGGTATAAAACTCCTAGTATTTTTGAGGTTGAAGGTGCAAAAGACGTTGCAGTAGAGTGCTATACGCTATCAAAATCATACAATATGGCAGGTTGGAGAGTCGGTTTTGTATGTGGAAATAAAAAACTAGTTGCTGCTCTTAAAAAGATAAAATCGTGGTTTGATTATGGTATGTTTACTCCTATTCAAGTAGCAGCTACTGTAGCACTTGATGGCGATCAAAATTGTGTTGAGCAAATTCGTCAAACATACGAAAAAAGAAGAGATATATTGATAGATACGTTTTGTTCTGCTGGATGGGAGATAGCAAAACCAAGAGCTAGTATGTTTGCGTGGGCAAAGCTTCCTACTCAAGTGGGAAATATCAGTAGCAAAGAGTTTGCAAAACAGTTACTAACAAAAGCTTGCGTAGCAGTTAGCCCCGGCGCTGGATTTGGCGTAGCGGGTGATAAATACGTAAGGATCGCGTTTATAGAAAATGAAAACCGTATCAGGCAAGCTGCGAGAAACATTAAAAAATATCTAAAAGAATTTGAATGA
- a CDS encoding class I SAM-dependent methyltransferase, whose protein sequence is MINDEIKTTYEDLVYSSSSFVQCDIDYLHCLAKMHGLDICLPQNSAVLEIGCGCGGNILPQALNTPNAKFVGIDLSSKQIEIAKDAAKRMEISNIYFKDIDMCEFADFINGGGLSEFLNLKNSDIKFDFIIMHGVYSWIPTFVRAKFLEIVRDFLAPQGICFVSYNCYPGWKYLEIQRDFMRFSAAATPRDDKFQAALDSLTFKKVALDKMAYVCSDLYNEFRINIEKTHCDAILNTPNKSYLYHEYLEICNQPFYFLDFVDDIGEFGLGYVCDSFIEPYYEDLNDKTLVEFAMLNYPEHHQKEQIFDFLNNSRFRNSIITHASNKIELNEEKMLENIKDFHMIFTQQDINLKERAKGTIDEPLVNALYEAYPASLSVKELGEIVPKNALLRAFFDLSNYAQIVIRLRTTKFEAVYYKENKARIKQNYIPYIKYFLDTQSEHLGVSSIFNMPIYFDKNTLETALKFDGKNSIDNIVKFIYEKFQKAEMLPTIEKDGKIVEVIKDKQAQIMHFRKLIKDFSKNLTNGHFFEKI, encoded by the coding sequence ATGATAAACGATGAGATAAAAACAACCTACGAAGATCTTGTTTATAGCTCATCTTCGTTTGTTCAGTGTGATATCGACTATCTACACTGCTTAGCTAAAATGCACGGATTAGACATTTGCTTACCGCAAAATTCAGCTGTTTTAGAGATAGGTTGCGGATGTGGAGGAAATATCTTACCTCAGGCTTTAAATACGCCAAATGCTAAATTTGTTGGTATAGATCTAAGTAGCAAACAGATTGAAATCGCTAAAGATGCGGCTAAGCGTATGGAAATTAGCAATATATATTTTAAAGATATTGATATGTGCGAATTTGCTGATTTTATAAATGGGGGGGGGCTTAGCGAATTTTTAAATTTAAAAAATAGTGATATTAAATTTGATTTTATCATTATGCACGGTGTCTATAGCTGGATTCCGACTTTTGTTAGAGCAAAATTTTTAGAAATAGTTCGTGATTTTCTAGCACCGCAGGGCATTTGCTTTGTGAGTTATAACTGTTATCCAGGCTGGAAGTATCTAGAAATCCAGCGTGATTTTATGAGATTTAGTGCAGCTGCTACCCCAAGAGATGATAAATTTCAAGCAGCACTTGACTCGCTAACGTTTAAAAAAGTTGCATTAGATAAAATGGCTTATGTATGTAGCGATCTATACAACGAATTTAGAATAAATATTGAAAAAACACATTGTGATGCGATACTTAACACTCCAAATAAAAGCTATTTATATCACGAATATTTAGAAATTTGCAATCAGCCTTTTTACTTTTTAGATTTTGTAGATGATATAGGTGAGTTTGGTTTGGGTTATGTTTGTGATTCATTTATAGAGCCGTATTATGAAGATCTAAACGATAAAACTTTAGTTGAGTTTGCTATGCTAAACTACCCTGAGCATCATCAAAAAGAGCAAATTTTTGACTTTTTAAACAACTCTAGATTTCGCAACTCAATCATAACTCACGCTTCAAATAAAATAGAGTTAAACGAAGAAAAAATGCTAGAAAATATCAAAGATTTTCATATGATTTTTACACAACAAGATATAAATTTAAAAGAACGAGCCAAAGGAACGATAGATGAGCCTTTAGTAAATGCTCTTTATGAAGCTTATCCAGCTTCACTTAGTGTTAAAGAGCTTGGCGAGATAGTTCCAAAAAATGCTTTATTAAGAGCATTTTTTGATCTGTCTAATTATGCCCAAATCGTCATAAGGCTAAGAACTACCAAATTTGAAGCGGTGTATTATAAAGAAAATAAAGCTAGAATAAAGCAAAATTATATTCCTTATATAAAGTATTTTTTAGATACCCAAAGTGAGCATTTAGGAGTTTCAAGTATATTTAATATGCCTATCTATTTTGATAAAAATACTCTTGAAACAGCATTAAAATTTGATGGAAAAAATAGCATAGATAATATAGTTAAGTTTATATATGAGAAGTTTCAAAAAGCCGAAATGCTTCCGACTATAGAAAAAGATGGCAAGATAGTAGAGGTTATAAAAGATAAACAAGCACAGATAATGCATTTTAGAAAGTTGATAAAAGATTTTTCTAAAAATTTAACTAATGGACATTTTTTTGAAAAAATATAA
- a CDS encoding DUF2393 family protein — MYFTIFHIIALVIIFVFFILFLILTLKEKRISVVISMVGLNIFVMTAIAIFSMLSIDQYTKKARIENLNYDRVLLNESIMFFGTIKNIGDYAIASCTLEIKLTNSPVEKGGLDGNLFKQKGFLDALKPKPETKSSVEKEFKIGTNLKPRESRAFSVSLPYPATFRTPTYHYKLYCH; from the coding sequence ATGTATTTTACAATTTTTCATATCATAGCGTTAGTTATTATCTTCGTGTTTTTTATACTATTTTTGATTTTGACTTTAAAAGAAAAACGGATATCTGTTGTAATCAGTATGGTAGGACTAAATATATTCGTGATGACGGCTATAGCGATATTTTCAATGCTTAGCATAGATCAATATACAAAAAAAGCTAGGATAGAAAATCTTAATTATGATCGAGTTTTGCTAAATGAAAGCATAATGTTTTTTGGCACCATAAAAAATATCGGGGATTACGCGATCGCAAGTTGTACTCTTGAGATAAAACTCACAAACTCACCGGTAGAAAAAGGCGGTTTAGACGGAAATCTATTTAAACAAAAAGGCTTTTTAGATGCTTTAAAACCAAAGCCAGAAACTAAAAGTTCAGTAGAGAAGGAGTTCAAAATAGGCACAAATTTAAAACCAAGAGAATCAAGAGCTTTTAGCGTCTCTTTACCATACCCAGCCACTTTTAGAACCCCAACTTATCATTATAAACTCTATTGCCATTAG
- the hisI gene encoding phosphoribosyl-AMP cyclohydrolase — MCVNWDKIDGLLPVIVQEESSNEVLMLAYMNEEALNLSLKTGFAHYFSRTKNRIWKKGEESGNIQIIRSALLDCDNDSLLIKVEQKGGVACHTGKKSCFFNEISLTSKTLTNTKFIKNEKYDIFDHLYHVALDRKLNCDTQNSYIAKLYSKGQNAYLKKICEEAGEFCFALKDLSKFKKYKEFGKESFGEHKVGDPSYDVIYEAADIFFHVIVALADFDLHPSRIIDELKRREGISGIEEKNARDK; from the coding sequence GTGTGCGTGAATTGGGATAAAATAGACGGACTTTTACCTGTTATCGTTCAAGAAGAGAGCTCAAATGAAGTTTTGATGTTGGCTTATATGAATGAAGAAGCTCTAAATTTAAGCCTAAAAACAGGTTTTGCTCACTATTTTTCACGCACAAAAAATAGAATTTGGAAAAAAGGTGAAGAGAGTGGAAATATCCAAATAATCAGATCCGCTTTACTTGACTGCGACAATGACTCATTACTCATAAAAGTCGAACAAAAAGGCGGTGTAGCTTGTCATACCGGTAAAAAATCTTGCTTTTTCAATGAAATTTCACTCACTTCAAAAACACTTACAAATACCAAATTTATAAAAAATGAAAAATACGATATCTTCGATCATCTATACCACGTCGCGCTTGATAGAAAACTAAACTGCGATACACAAAACTCATATATAGCAAAACTCTACTCAAAAGGGCAAAACGCATATCTAAAAAAAATCTGTGAAGAAGCCGGAGAGTTTTGTTTTGCACTTAAAGATCTATCTAAATTTAAAAAATACAAGGAATTTGGCAAGGAAAGTTTTGGCGAACATAAAGTTGGTGATCCTAGCTATGACGTGATATATGAAGCCGCAGATATATTTTTTCATGTCATAGTTGCGTTAGCAGACTTTGATTTACATCCATCGCGTATTATAGATGAACTAAAAAGAAGAGAGGGGATAAGCGGTATAGAGGAGAAAAATGCACGCGATAAATAG
- a CDS encoding complement resistance protein TraT — protein MMRTSFKAILSSVVAASLIAGCATTTLQTSAKMTQSIFIDPVAKDKRVIFVSIKNTSGHDINLEQKIIQGLQAKGYTITDDPEVATYVLMTNVLYCDEKSENNAVGGAVALGATGAAISGYNNGGAGSMIAAGAAGALVGGVLGKLTEDTIWQMQVDINIRQKAKNGTVLSETGNVSGQSSVKDRSKSGFINSFGGDIRNVNATGALQSNQIDTKNQTYETDYIEKKTMIFAEATKTGLQLSEATPILEEKIASQIVGLF, from the coding sequence ATGATGAGAACATCATTTAAAGCTATACTTAGCAGTGTCGTTGCGGCTTCATTGATAGCTGGTTGTGCTACTACAACCTTGCAAACAAGCGCTAAAATGACGCAAAGTATATTTATAGATCCAGTCGCTAAAGACAAAAGAGTCATCTTTGTCAGTATAAAAAATACTAGCGGACATGACATAAATTTGGAACAAAAAATTATCCAAGGCTTACAGGCAAAAGGTTATACTATAACAGATGATCCAGAAGTCGCTACTTACGTGTTAATGACTAATGTTTTGTATTGCGATGAAAAATCAGAAAATAATGCCGTTGGCGGTGCTGTGGCTTTAGGTGCCACAGGAGCTGCTATCAGCGGTTATAATAATGGCGGTGCTGGTAGTATGATAGCTGCAGGAGCTGCAGGAGCTTTGGTGGGCGGAGTATTAGGAAAGCTTACAGAAGACACTATTTGGCAGATGCAAGTCGATATAAATATCAGACAAAAAGCGAAAAATGGCACTGTTCTTAGTGAGACAGGAAATGTAAGCGGACAATCTAGCGTAAAAGATAGATCAAAGTCAGGCTTTATAAACTCATTTGGTGGCGATATAAGAAATGTAAATGCCACAGGCGCTTTACAAAGCAATCAAATAGATACTAAAAATCAGACTTATGAGACAGATTATATAGAGAAAAAAACTATGATATTTGCCGAAGCTACAAAAACAGGACTTCAGCTTTCAGAAGCAACTCCTATACTAGAAGAAAAGATAGCTTCACAGATAGTAGGTCTGTTTTGA
- the trxB gene encoding thioredoxin-disulfide reductase, producing the protein MLDVAIIGGGPAGLSAGLYATRGGLKNVVMFEKGMPGGQITSSSEMENYPGVATVMDGMSFMAPWTEQCTRFGLKHEMANVEKVAKNSDGSFSIFLEGGKEEKAKAVIVCTGSTPKRAGFKGEDEFFGKGVSTCATCDGFFYKNKEVAVLGGGDTALEEAQYLANICSKVYLIHRRDEFRAAPVTVEKAKKNPKIEFITNASVDEVYGDNIAGVKGVKVKLKDGSVRDLQVPGIFTFVGLNVRNEVLKDKDGKFICDILPTGQVRVNLKMQTNIPGLFAAGDLREDAPKQVVCAAADGAVAALSAMSYIESLH; encoded by the coding sequence ATGTTAGATGTAGCAATAATAGGTGGCGGACCAGCAGGACTAAGCGCAGGACTTTACGCGACTAGAGGCGGACTTAAAAACGTGGTTATGTTTGAAAAAGGAATGCCTGGCGGTCAGATCACTAGTAGCTCTGAGATGGAAAACTATCCAGGTGTCGCTACTGTGATGGATGGTATGAGTTTTATGGCGCCATGGACTGAGCAATGCACTAGGTTTGGTTTAAAACACGAAATGGCAAACGTAGAAAAAGTAGCGAAAAATAGCGATGGTAGCTTTAGTATTTTTTTAGAAGGCGGTAAAGAAGAAAAAGCAAAAGCGGTCATTGTTTGCACCGGTTCTACTCCAAAAAGAGCAGGATTTAAAGGCGAAGATGAATTCTTTGGAAAAGGCGTTTCTACTTGCGCGACTTGTGATGGATTTTTCTACAAAAATAAAGAAGTTGCTGTTTTAGGTGGTGGCGATACTGCTCTTGAAGAAGCTCAATATCTAGCAAATATCTGCTCAAAAGTGTATTTGATACATAGAAGAGATGAGTTTAGAGCAGCTCCTGTTACGGTGGAAAAAGCTAAGAAAAATCCTAAAATCGAGTTTATAACAAATGCTAGCGTTGATGAAGTTTATGGCGACAATATAGCCGGAGTAAAAGGTGTAAAAGTCAAACTAAAAGATGGAAGTGTGCGTGATTTGCAAGTTCCTGGCATATTTACCTTTGTTGGATTAAATGTAAGAAATGAGGTTTTAAAAGATAAAGATGGCAAATTTATCTGCGATATCTTGCCAACTGGACAAGTAAGAGTAAATTTAAAAATGCAAACAAATATTCCAGGGCTTTTTGCAGCGGGTGACCTTAGAGAAGACGCTCCTAAACAAGTCGTTTGTGCGGCGGCAGATGGGGCAGTAGCGGCACTTTCAGCGATGAGCTATATAGAGAGTTTGCATTGA
- the dapB gene encoding 4-hydroxy-tetrahydrodipicolinate reductase, translating to MIKIGLHGASGKMGTEIISNLKNSDLAKLSVAYSIDPVLCNVGDALVTDDLKVLFDNSDVIIDFTIKDGAINLINYARTYPKPLVIGTTGLGSEGEELLGLASSLMPVLQATNMSLGVAVLNRLVGLASKALSEFDIEIVEMHHRHKKDAPSGTALTLATHAAKARNLNLSSVRVSGRDGMVGARSKDEIAVMALRGGDIVGRHTVGFYNDGEFIELNHTATSRATFAKGAIKAAIWLDGRQAGLYTIYDCLGI from the coding sequence ATGATAAAGATCGGTTTGCACGGCGCAAGCGGTAAAATGGGCACTGAGATAATCTCAAATTTAAAAAATAGCGATTTAGCAAAACTCAGCGTAGCTTATAGCATAGATCCGGTGCTTTGTAATGTGGGCGATGCTTTGGTCACTGATGACTTAAAAGTTTTATTTGATAATAGCGATGTTATCATAGACTTTACCATAAAAGACGGCGCGATAAATTTGATAAACTACGCAAGGACATATCCAAAACCTCTAGTTATCGGTACAACTGGGCTTGGCAGCGAAGGCGAGGAGCTTTTAGGACTTGCAAGTTCTCTTATGCCAGTTCTTCAAGCTACAAATATGAGTTTAGGCGTAGCTGTGCTAAATAGACTAGTAGGGCTTGCTAGTAAAGCTCTTAGTGAGTTTGATATCGAGATAGTAGAGATGCATCACAGGCATAAAAAAGACGCTCCTAGTGGCACGGCACTTACCTTAGCTACTCATGCAGCAAAAGCTAGAAATTTAAATTTAAGTAGTGTCAGAGTGAGTGGTAGAGATGGAATGGTGGGAGCAAGAAGCAAAGATGAGATAGCTGTTATGGCTCTTCGCGGTGGAGATATAGTAGGTCGCCATACTGTGGGATTTTACAATGACGGAGAGTTTATAGAGCTAAATCATACTGCAACTTCTAGGGCTACTTTCGCAAAAGGTGCTATAAAGGCTGCTATTTGGCTAGATGGCAGACAAGCAGGGCTTTATACTATATATGATTGCTTAGGAATTTAA